The Aphelocoma coerulescens isolate FSJ_1873_10779 chromosome 2, UR_Acoe_1.0, whole genome shotgun sequence genome contains a region encoding:
- the LOC138105846 gene encoding interferon alpha-inducible protein 6-like, producing MSDQNVRNAGFTSSGIAAGSLASSMMSHEARSSGGGVPSGGPTSTLQGMGAKGTTHSSGFTSSGISGGSKASSMMSKEATSYGGGVPRGGTTSTVQSISMGGKGGRR from the exons ATGTCTGACCAGAACGTCCGCAACGCTGGATTCACTTCTTCTGGGATCGCAGCAGGATCCCTTGCTTCATCAATGATGTCCCACGAAGCGAGATCCTCTGGGGGAGGTGTGCCTTCTGGAGGCCCCACTTCTACTCTCCAGGGAATGG GTGCCAAAGGCACGACCCATTCATCAGGTTTTACCAGCAGTGGGATCTCTGGTGGATCCAAGGCCTCCAGCATGATGTCCAAGGAGGCCACATCTTACGGAGGTGGAGTTCCCAGAGGTGGCACAACTTCCACTGTCCAGTCCATCT CCATGGGTGGAAAGGGAGGAAGACGCTGA